Proteins encoded in a region of the Chryseobacterium piperi genome:
- a CDS encoding GDP-mannose 4,6-dehydratase yields MTYLVTGGSGFIGSHLIEQLLENGHSVINIDNFDDFYDYQIKIKNTLESIGNTSDFKFSGKEEDVKKLISLSKSKNYILYYQDIRNKNTLEEIFKTHQIDLVIHLAALAGVRPSIERPLEYEEVNVRGTMNLWELCKEFNVKKFVCASSSSVYGNNEKTPFAETDNVDNPISPYAATKKCGEILGHVYHQLYNIDMIQLRFFTVYGPRQRPDLAIHKFVKLISEDQEIPFYGDGTTARDYTYISDIIDGITKSISYLENHSDVYEVLNLGESEVVSLSEMLAVIEKALGKSANKKILPMQPGDVLKTNADITKAKTLIDYKPVTDFQNGIKKFVEWFLRK; encoded by the coding sequence ATGACTTATCTTGTAACTGGAGGAAGCGGATTCATTGGTTCTCATTTGATAGAACAACTATTGGAAAATGGACATTCTGTCATAAACATTGACAACTTTGATGATTTCTATGATTATCAAATAAAAATTAAAAATACCCTGGAATCAATTGGAAATACATCTGATTTCAAATTTTCGGGTAAGGAAGAAGACGTCAAAAAATTGATTTCACTTTCAAAATCAAAGAATTATATCCTTTATTATCAGGATATCCGCAACAAAAACACCCTTGAAGAAATATTTAAAACTCATCAGATTGATCTGGTTATCCATCTTGCAGCACTTGCAGGGGTGCGACCATCAATTGAAAGGCCTTTAGAGTATGAAGAAGTCAACGTTCGTGGTACGATGAATCTTTGGGAGCTCTGTAAAGAATTCAATGTCAAAAAGTTCGTTTGTGCTTCTTCCTCAAGTGTTTATGGAAATAACGAAAAAACACCCTTTGCAGAAACAGATAATGTAGACAACCCTATTTCTCCGTATGCAGCCACCAAAAAATGTGGAGAAATTCTCGGACATGTATACCATCAGCTCTACAATATTGATATGATTCAGTTAAGATTTTTCACGGTATACGGACCACGGCAGAGACCTGATTTGGCTATACATAAATTTGTAAAGCTTATTTCAGAAGACCAGGAAATTCCATTTTACGGTGATGGAACTACGGCAAGAGATTATACGTATATCAGCGATATTATTGATGGTATAACCAAGTCTATCAGCTATCTTGAAAACCATTCTGACGTATATGAAGTGCTCAATTTGGGAGAGAGTGAAGTAGTCAGCTTGTCTGAAATGCTTGCCGTAATTGAGAAAGCTCTGGGGAAATCTGCCAATAAAAAAATCCTGCCTATGCAACCCGGCGATGTCCTGAAAACCAATGCAGACATTACAAAAGCCAAGACTTTAATAGACTACAAACCAGTCACAGACTTCCAAAATGGCATAAAAAAATTTGTGGAATGGTTTTTGAGAAAATGA
- a CDS encoding TonB-dependent siderophore receptor — protein MKKAIIGAVLLSAIMTPAQKKDSTKSKDIEEVIVNGKYYQKYKLNEVSGSLRVQTPILELPQNVQSISSQVLADQITLNMSEGIVRNVSGARKVEHWDNVYSNVFMRGASIATYMNGMNVSSTWGPINPDASIIDRIEFVKGPAGFMGSMGDPAGFYNIVTKKPTGKFANSARFTTGSYNLFRGEADLDGVLVKNGVLDYRLNLMGSTNGSWVENDKTKKVIISPSLTFRPTKTTTFTAQYNYQFLKFSQPGAYLMSKDGYASLGVHTNFNDKNFKETEVKDQSLFLSLDQKLFKDWIWSTQYAYMDMNYDGGSWWGTFDSQNSNIFNRTLSNWQAVGKNHIFQTYVRGSIKTGNITHKVIAGFDYGNRKYNADFSAYSRVVDGKETAIYPINIQNVQYGVDPSTLPPSGFYSLNTAAPFYNDQGVKYTSYYAQDQIEMFNNKLRVTLAGRYTSGTTYSAYPNLGPVEPDNAGEFTPRVGVSYSIKDDFSVYGIFDKTFVPQSARQYSDADPSKGIPLTTPFRGQNLEVGVKKDWFGGKWNSTFALYEIRRNNIFTSDMSHPNQGFSVATGEQRARGFEADIKGQIARGLNIIVNYAYTDAKTTKDSDTQRIGQQSPGNAKNVQNTWLSYRFENGSLKGFGISAGYQYQGGRQSWFGTGAKLNQSLEDYFDTNFGISYVAKKFDINLLLNNALNRKLYSGYRSDDGSYAWIYNAPRNWRLSIGYKF, from the coding sequence ATGAAAAAAGCAATTATTGGAGCTGTTTTACTATCAGCAATAATGACACCTGCACAGAAAAAAGACTCTACAAAATCTAAAGATATTGAAGAAGTTATTGTAAACGGAAAATATTATCAAAAGTATAAATTAAATGAAGTTTCCGGATCATTAAGGGTACAAACTCCTATTCTAGAACTTCCACAAAATGTCCAGTCAATAAGTTCACAGGTCCTTGCAGATCAGATCACTCTGAATATGTCTGAAGGAATCGTCAGAAACGTAAGTGGCGCCAGAAAAGTAGAGCATTGGGATAATGTATATTCTAATGTTTTTATGAGAGGAGCAAGTATTGCTACTTATATGAACGGAATGAATGTATCTTCAACCTGGGGACCAATCAATCCAGATGCATCTATTATTGATAGAATAGAATTTGTGAAAGGACCTGCTGGTTTTATGGGATCCATGGGTGACCCTGCCGGTTTTTACAACATCGTAACAAAAAAGCCAACCGGTAAATTTGCAAACAGTGCCAGATTCACAACAGGTAGCTATAATCTCTTTAGAGGTGAGGCTGATTTAGATGGGGTTCTTGTAAAAAATGGAGTTCTGGATTATCGTTTGAACCTAATGGGAAGCACCAATGGTTCGTGGGTAGAAAATGATAAAACAAAAAAAGTTATTATTTCTCCCTCCCTTACTTTCAGACCAACAAAAACCACTACTTTTACAGCCCAGTATAATTACCAGTTTCTTAAATTTTCACAACCTGGGGCTTATCTGATGTCCAAAGATGGATATGCTTCTTTAGGAGTTCATACTAATTTCAATGATAAAAACTTCAAAGAAACAGAGGTCAAAGATCAAAGTTTATTTTTAAGTCTAGATCAAAAGCTATTTAAAGACTGGATATGGAGCACACAGTATGCTTATATGGACATGAATTATGATGGAGGTTCTTGGTGGGGAACTTTTGATAGTCAAAACAGTAATATATTCAATAGAACACTTAGCAATTGGCAAGCTGTTGGGAAAAATCATATATTCCAAACCTATGTTAGAGGTAGCATAAAAACAGGAAATATTACCCATAAAGTTATTGCCGGATTTGATTACGGGAACAGAAAGTACAATGCAGATTTTTCAGCTTATTCAAGAGTAGTAGATGGTAAAGAAACTGCAATTTATCCTATTAACATTCAAAACGTACAATACGGTGTAGATCCGTCAACTTTACCGCCTTCAGGCTTTTATTCTTTAAATACTGCAGCACCTTTCTACAATGACCAGGGAGTAAAATACACTTCTTATTACGCTCAGGATCAAATAGAAATGTTTAATAATAAACTTCGTGTTACTTTAGCAGGAAGATACACAAGCGGTACTACCTATTCAGCTTATCCTAATCTTGGTCCGGTTGAACCGGACAATGCCGGAGAGTTCACCCCAAGAGTTGGTGTAAGTTATTCAATCAAAGATGATTTCTCGGTATACGGAATCTTTGATAAAACTTTTGTTCCTCAATCAGCTCGACAATACTCTGATGCCGATCCTAGCAAAGGCATCCCTCTTACAACACCTTTCAGAGGTCAGAATTTAGAAGTAGGTGTGAAGAAAGATTGGTTCGGAGGAAAATGGAATTCAACATTCGCTTTATATGAAATAAGAAGAAATAATATCTTCACATCAGATATGTCACATCCAAATCAAGGATTTTCAGTAGCAACAGGAGAGCAAAGAGCAAGAGGATTTGAGGCTGATATAAAAGGACAAATTGCAAGAGGATTAAACATTATTGTTAACTACGCTTATACAGATGCAAAGACAACTAAAGATAGTGACACTCAAAGAATTGGACAGCAATCCCCTGGAAATGCAAAAAATGTTCAGAATACTTGGTTAAGCTACAGATTTGAAAATGGAAGCTTAAAAGGATTTGGTATTTCTGCAGGTTATCAGTATCAGGGAGGAAGACAGTCCTGGTTTGGAACCGGTGCCAAATTGAACCAAAGCTTAGAAGATTATTTTGATACCAATTTTGGAATCTCTTATGTAGCTAAAAAATTCGATATTAATTTATTACTGAATAATGCTTTAAACAGAAAGTTATATAGCGGTTATAGATCTGATGACGGTTCTTATGCATGGATTTACAACGCACCAAGAAACTGGAGACTATCAATAGGATATAAATTTTAA
- the secA gene encoding preprotein translocase subunit SecA: protein MSFLNKVLKGFLGDKKAQDLKEVKKVVTKIKAVEPTIQQLTDDGLREKTAEFKDKIKSATNSITAQIEQIKEQIKNSTNVDEKEALFTKIESLKKESYEIEEKVLLQVLPEAFGLIKETARRWAENGEIRVTATPMDRELAAAKDFVEIQGDTAVWKNSWDAAGTPVVWDMVHYDVQFIGGVILHSGKIAEMATGEGKTLVGTLPIYLNALPERGVHVVTVNDYLAKRDSAWMGPLYQFHGMSIDCIDNHQPNSDGRRKAYNSDITYGTNNEFGFDYLRDNMVTSPSELVQRELNFAIVDEVDSVLVDDARTPLIISGPVPQGDRQEFDVLKPSIDRIVEVQKKTVSVIFNEAKKLIASGNTKEGGFKLLQAYRGLPKNRQLIKFLSESGNRALLQKVEGQYMQDNNRDMPIVDKDLYFVIEEKNNQVDLTDKGVEYMSQGNSDSNFFVLPDIGTEIAELEAKNLSKEDEFEAKEKLFSDFAEKSERVHTMSQLLKAYTLFEKDDEYVVIDGEVKIVDEQTGRIMEGRRYSDGLHQAIEAKENVKIEAATQTFATVTLQNYFRMYNKLAGMTGTAETEAGELWEIYKLDVVVIPTNRPILRHDRQDLVFKTNREKYNAVIEEIEKLTAARRPVLVGTTSVEISQLLSKALQLRKIPHQVLNAKLHKKEAEIVAGAGQPGVVTIATNMAGRGTDIKLSKEVKEAGGLAIIGTERHDSRRVDRQLRGRAGRQGDPGSSQFYVSLEDNLMRLFGSERIAKMMDRMGHKDGEVIQHSMISKSIERAQKKVEENNFGIRKRLLEYDDVMNKQRDVIYKRRKNALFGDHLKYDITNMIFDVSNSIAAKGKANGSFKDFEFEVIKNFTMGSPVSESDFGNKSVQDLTNILFKAAQEDYQMKLNLLKEKSFPIIENVYQNQGSMFKMIQVPFSDGNKTLTIVTDLKEAYETQCDSLINDFEKNITLSIIDENWKLHLREMDDLRRSSQGAVYEQKDPLVIYKQESFHLFSEMVDKMNKEIISFLYRGEIPA from the coding sequence ATGAGTTTTTTAAACAAAGTTCTTAAAGGGTTTTTGGGAGACAAGAAAGCGCAGGACCTAAAAGAAGTAAAAAAAGTTGTAACAAAAATCAAAGCTGTTGAACCGACTATTCAGCAATTAACGGATGACGGTTTAAGAGAAAAAACTGCTGAGTTTAAAGATAAAATTAAATCAGCAACAAATTCCATTACAGCACAGATAGAACAAATAAAAGAGCAGATAAAAAACTCAACGAATGTTGACGAAAAAGAAGCTCTTTTCACCAAAATTGAATCTCTTAAAAAAGAATCATACGAAATCGAAGAGAAAGTTCTTCTCCAGGTTCTTCCTGAAGCCTTTGGATTGATCAAGGAAACAGCAAGAAGATGGGCAGAAAACGGAGAGATCCGCGTAACAGCTACTCCAATGGACAGAGAGCTTGCTGCTGCTAAAGATTTTGTAGAAATTCAGGGGGATACAGCAGTTTGGAAAAACTCTTGGGACGCAGCCGGAACTCCAGTAGTTTGGGATATGGTCCATTACGATGTTCAGTTTATCGGAGGGGTTATCCTTCACAGTGGTAAAATTGCCGAAATGGCAACCGGTGAAGGTAAAACTTTGGTAGGAACATTACCTATTTACTTAAATGCACTTCCTGAAAGAGGGGTACACGTGGTTACCGTAAATGACTACCTTGCTAAAAGGGACTCCGCATGGATGGGGCCGCTTTATCAATTCCACGGAATGTCTATCGATTGTATCGATAACCACCAGCCTAACTCAGACGGAAGAAGAAAAGCATACAATTCAGACATTACTTACGGAACCAACAATGAATTCGGTTTCGATTATCTAAGAGATAATATGGTGACTTCACCATCAGAACTGGTACAAAGAGAATTAAACTTTGCTATCGTGGATGAGGTTGACTCTGTATTAGTAGATGATGCCAGAACACCATTGATTATTTCGGGTCCGGTTCCTCAGGGAGACAGACAGGAGTTTGATGTTCTGAAGCCATCGATTGACAGAATCGTTGAAGTACAAAAGAAAACGGTTTCAGTTATTTTTAACGAAGCTAAAAAATTAATCGCTTCAGGAAACACAAAAGAAGGAGGCTTTAAACTTCTTCAGGCTTACAGAGGCCTTCCTAAGAACAGACAATTAATTAAATTTTTATCGGAAAGCGGAAACAGAGCATTACTTCAGAAAGTTGAAGGACAATACATGCAGGACAACAACCGTGACATGCCGATCGTAGATAAAGACTTATATTTTGTAATTGAAGAAAAAAATAATCAGGTTGATCTTACAGACAAAGGAGTAGAATACATGTCTCAAGGAAACTCTGACTCTAATTTCTTCGTTCTTCCGGATATCGGGACTGAAATTGCAGAATTGGAAGCTAAAAACTTATCTAAAGAAGACGAGTTTGAGGCTAAAGAAAAACTATTCTCCGATTTCGCTGAAAAATCTGAACGTGTTCACACGATGAGCCAGCTATTGAAAGCATATACGTTATTTGAAAAAGATGATGAATATGTCGTTATTGATGGAGAGGTAAAAATCGTTGACGAGCAGACAGGACGTATTATGGAAGGACGTCGTTATTCAGACGGTCTTCACCAGGCTATCGAAGCTAAAGAAAATGTAAAAATTGAAGCAGCTACTCAAACATTTGCAACAGTAACGCTTCAGAACTATTTCCGTATGTACAACAAGCTTGCAGGGATGACCGGTACGGCTGAAACGGAAGCAGGTGAGCTTTGGGAAATCTACAAATTAGACGTTGTGGTTATTCCAACCAACCGTCCAATTTTAAGACACGACAGACAAGATTTAGTTTTCAAAACTAACAGAGAAAAATATAACGCAGTTATTGAGGAAATTGAAAAGTTAACTGCAGCAAGAAGACCTGTTCTGGTAGGAACAACTTCTGTTGAAATCTCTCAATTGCTTTCAAAAGCACTTCAATTAAGAAAAATTCCACATCAGGTATTGAACGCTAAACTTCACAAGAAGGAAGCTGAGATTGTTGCCGGAGCAGGACAACCTGGAGTAGTAACTATTGCAACCAACATGGCAGGTCGTGGTACGGATATCAAGCTTTCGAAAGAAGTAAAAGAAGCTGGAGGTTTGGCTATTATCGGTACTGAGAGACATGACTCAAGACGTGTTGACAGACAGCTGAGAGGTAGAGCAGGACGTCAGGGAGATCCGGGAAGTTCACAGTTCTATGTATCTCTTGAAGATAACCTGATGCGTTTATTCGGTTCTGAAAGAATTGCTAAAATGATGGATAGAATGGGTCATAAAGATGGTGAAGTAATTCAGCATTCTATGATCAGCAAATCGATTGAAAGAGCTCAGAAAAAAGTAGAAGAAAATAACTTCGGAATCAGAAAGAGACTTCTTGAGTATGATGATGTAATGAATAAACAGCGTGATGTTATCTATAAAAGAAGAAAGAACGCTCTGTTCGGAGACCACCTGAAGTATGATATTACGAATATGATCTTCGACGTTTCCAACTCTATTGCAGCTAAAGGCAAAGCAAACGGAAGCTTTAAAGATTTTGAGTTTGAAGTAATCAAAAACTTCACGATGGGATCTCCTGTTTCTGAAAGCGATTTCGGTAACAAATCTGTTCAGGATTTAACGAATATCCTTTTCAAAGCAGCTCAGGAAGATTATCAAATGAAGCTGAACTTATTGAAAGAAAAATCATTCCCTATTATTGAGAATGTTTATCAGAACCAAGGTTCAATGTTCAAAATGATTCAGGTTCCATTCTCTGATGGTAACAAAACATTAACTATTGTCACTGATTTGAAAGAGGCTTATGAAACACAGTGTGACAGCCTGATCAATGACTTTGAAAAGAATATTACACTATCCATCATCGATGAGAACTGGAAACTTCACTTACGTGAAATGGATGATTTAAGAAGATCTTCTCAAGGAGCTGTTTACGAACAAAAAGATCCGCTTGTCATTTATAAACAAGAGTCTTTCCACCTATTCAGCGAAATGGTAGATAAAATGAATAAAGAAATTATTTCTTTCTTATACAGAGGAGAAATCCCCGCTTAA
- a CDS encoding DUF2795 domain-containing protein codes for MYWTLELASYLSDAPWPMTKAELIDYAIRTGAPMEVVENLQAIEDEGEIYDAIDEIWSDYPTDEDYLWNEDEY; via the coding sequence ATGTACTGGACATTAGAATTAGCTTCATATTTAAGTGACGCACCTTGGCCAATGACGAAGGCTGAGCTTATTGATTATGCAATCAGAACTGGTGCACCTATGGAAGTAGTAGAAAATCTTCAGGCGATTGAAGATGAAGGAGAAATTTATGATGCCATCGATGAGATTTGGAGTGACTACCCAACAGATGAAGATTATCTTTGGAACGAAGACGAATATTAA
- a CDS encoding TonB-dependent siderophore receptor — MKNVLICASVLSSMLTIAQKKDSTNTKSIDEVIMNTYIKKDSDYSNKMSLKAIEDPQVYSSIDKGVLENQLLFNVDDALRNIPGLQKMWSATNRAGDGGIFVNMRGFVAGSSLRNGLVAPITTSMDAINIEKVEVLKGPSATLFGSNVTSYGGIINRVTKKPFENFGGSVSLAGGSYNYYRVQTDVNAPLTNDKKLLFRLNTAYTNQGTFQRTDAKNSFYAFTPSLTYRPTENLEINAELEMYETDAYPETAFFFYFPSSQLGADNMNQLERLGYDYKQTYAGNGLKTTAKARNFFGQVNYKINKHIKSSTNISTSYSYSNGFNPYFYFAPKSVISENPLDTELGIVRADQSTNGSKKTYFQVQQNFNFDFNIGNMRNRTVAGFDYMRVKDNQSFLSIGVFDWVPFKRANYSDMNGQTVADRYKYYQNLPNYDFGVNNTYISSGIDNIYSGYISNVFTPIHGLNILAGLRYESRSFEGGKRGPNLADSYTQSAWSPKLGVVYQIVPEKISVFGNYQNSFTSNGYYTSDKAGNIQLSAPERANQFEGGFKTNLLRGKINTTLSYYNIKVNNTLLNTGEVTALGQAVQNQAGSLTSQGVELEANAYLIKGFSLMAGVSYNDMKYTQADKDVAGKRPATASSPWLVNFNASYQFVDGNLKGLGFGIGGNYASDNKIVNSASMGTFILPKYFVMNANAFYDTKKFRIGVKVDNFTNERYWNGFTTANAQPLANIMGSVTYKF; from the coding sequence ATGAAAAATGTACTCATCTGTGCTTCTGTATTAAGTTCTATGTTAACTATCGCACAGAAAAAAGATTCGACCAATACAAAAAGTATTGATGAAGTAATCATGAACACTTATATCAAGAAAGACAGTGATTATTCTAATAAGATGTCTTTGAAAGCAATTGAAGATCCACAGGTTTACTCCTCAATTGATAAAGGAGTTTTAGAAAATCAGTTATTGTTCAACGTCGATGATGCTCTCAGAAATATACCCGGTCTTCAAAAAATGTGGAGTGCAACAAACAGAGCTGGAGATGGAGGTATATTTGTAAACATGAGGGGTTTTGTTGCTGGAAGCTCTTTAAGAAACGGCTTGGTAGCTCCAATTACAACATCAATGGACGCTATAAATATTGAAAAAGTAGAAGTTCTAAAAGGTCCATCAGCAACTTTATTTGGAAGCAATGTTACTTCTTATGGAGGAATAATCAATAGGGTTACAAAAAAACCTTTTGAAAATTTTGGAGGTTCAGTTTCATTAGCAGGAGGAAGTTATAATTATTATAGAGTACAAACAGATGTGAATGCCCCTCTAACAAATGATAAAAAATTATTATTCAGACTAAATACGGCTTACACAAATCAAGGAACTTTCCAGAGGACAGATGCTAAAAATTCATTCTATGCATTCACTCCATCTCTAACCTATCGTCCAACAGAAAATTTAGAGATTAATGCAGAGTTGGAAATGTATGAAACAGATGCTTATCCTGAGACTGCATTTTTCTTTTATTTCCCAAGTTCTCAATTAGGTGCAGATAATATGAATCAACTTGAAAGGTTAGGATATGATTACAAACAAACTTATGCAGGCAATGGGCTTAAAACAACTGCAAAAGCAAGAAATTTTTTCGGGCAAGTCAATTATAAAATCAATAAGCACATAAAATCTTCAACAAATATAAGCACATCATACTCCTACTCAAACGGCTTTAATCCTTATTTTTATTTTGCACCAAAATCTGTAATAAGCGAAAACCCATTAGATACAGAACTAGGAATTGTAAGAGCTGACCAATCTACTAATGGTAGTAAAAAAACATATTTCCAAGTACAACAGAATTTTAATTTTGATTTTAACATTGGAAACATGAGAAATAGAACTGTTGCAGGGTTTGACTATATGAGAGTAAAAGACAATCAATCATTCTTATCGATTGGCGTTTTCGATTGGGTTCCGTTTAAACGTGCAAACTATTCGGATATGAATGGACAAACAGTAGCAGACCGTTATAAGTATTATCAAAATCTTCCAAATTATGATTTTGGAGTAAACAATACCTATATTTCATCAGGTATTGATAATATATATAGCGGTTACATATCTAATGTTTTTACACCAATACATGGACTTAACATTCTTGCTGGCTTACGATACGAAAGTCGTAGTTTCGAAGGAGGGAAAAGAGGACCAAATCTCGCTGATTCTTACACTCAATCTGCATGGTCACCAAAATTAGGTGTAGTTTATCAGATAGTCCCTGAAAAAATATCTGTATTTGGAAATTATCAGAATTCTTTTACTAGTAATGGTTATTACACATCAGATAAAGCAGGAAATATACAACTTTCTGCTCCTGAAAGAGCCAACCAATTTGAGGGTGGTTTCAAAACAAACCTTCTAAGGGGTAAAATTAATACAACCCTCAGTTATTATAATATTAAAGTAAATAATACACTATTGAATACAGGCGAGGTAACAGCATTAGGTCAAGCAGTACAAAACCAGGCTGGCTCTTTAACGAGTCAAGGTGTAGAATTGGAAGCCAATGCTTATCTCATAAAAGGATTTTCATTAATGGCAGGAGTAAGTTATAATGACATGAAGTATACTCAGGCAGATAAGGACGTCGCAGGAAAAAGACCCGCAACAGCATCTTCACCTTGGTTGGTAAACTTTAATGCAAGTTATCAATTTGTCGATGGAAATCTTAAAGGATTAGGGTTCGGTATAGGTGGGAATTATGCTAGCGATAATAAAATCGTAAACTCAGCCTCCATGGGAACTTTTATTCTTCCAAAATACTTTGTAATGAATGCTAATGCATTTTATGATACTAAAAAGTTCAGAATAGGTGTAAAAGTGGACAATTTCACGAATGAACGTTATTGGAATGGCTTCACAACAGCCAATGCTCAACCTTTAGCCAATATTATGGGAAGCGTGACTTACAAATTCTAG
- a CDS encoding DUF2797 domain-containing protein — protein MQFQGQILKMVSYDAKPIQYYLNLSADLIHMNELFGKELSIRHIGFQCVHCGEDKPIYRMGFCKSCFFESPYASDTIIRPELSTAHLGVAERDLDVEKEIQLQPHTVYLAYTGDVKVGVTRNTQIPTRWIDQGATFALPIARTENRYEAGMIEVALKEHLPDKTNWKKMLQDDFEGEMDLADFQQKIKQYFPEDFQQFYSEGEDLWKFDYPFEKPQKVTSFTLDKKPEFTGRLTGIKGQYLSFEGGDFINVRGHEGYVVELSVKN, from the coding sequence ATGCAGTTTCAAGGGCAAATTTTAAAGATGGTGAGTTATGATGCGAAACCTATTCAGTATTACCTTAATCTTTCCGCGGATTTGATTCATATGAATGAGTTGTTTGGAAAGGAATTAAGCATAAGGCATATTGGTTTCCAATGTGTACATTGTGGAGAAGATAAGCCTATTTATAGGATGGGATTTTGTAAAAGCTGTTTTTTTGAAAGTCCGTATGCAAGTGATACCATTATTCGTCCTGAGCTTTCTACAGCTCATCTGGGTGTTGCAGAACGTGATCTTGATGTTGAAAAAGAGATTCAGTTGCAGCCTCATACGGTCTACCTGGCTTATACGGGAGATGTAAAAGTTGGTGTGACAAGAAACACCCAGATTCCAACAAGATGGATTGATCAGGGGGCTACTTTTGCTTTACCTATAGCAAGAACCGAAAATCGTTATGAAGCAGGAATGATCGAGGTTGCCCTGAAAGAGCACCTTCCGGATAAAACCAACTGGAAAAAAATGCTTCAGGATGATTTTGAAGGAGAAATGGATTTGGCAGACTTTCAACAAAAAATCAAACAATACTTCCCGGAAGATTTCCAGCAGTTTTATAGCGAAGGGGAAGATTTGTGGAAATTTGATTATCCTTTTGAAAAACCTCAGAAAGTAACCTCTTTTACATTGGATAAAAAGCCCGAATTTACCGGAAGGCTGACGGGAATTAAAGGTCAGTATCTTAGTTTTGAAGGTGGAGACTTTATTAATGTAAGGGGACATGAAGGTTATGTGGTAGAGTTAAGTGTGAAAAATTAA